The Pandoraea apista genomic interval GATATCGCCCTGCTCTGCCTCGGTGACGGCAAGGCGGTGGAGGACGTGGTTTTTGGCGAGCACGGGCTCGTGCACGCGGCCACGCCGCCGCGCTTTCTCGTCGATCACTCGACGCTCTCGCCGGCGTTGACCCGCACGCTCGCCAAACGCTGGCATGACGCGACCGGCAGTGTGTGGATCGACGCACCGGTGTCCGGTGGCACCGCCGGCGCAGCGGCCGGCACGCTCGCCATCATGGCTGGCGGCCCGGCGCACGCCGTCGAAGCGCTCACCCCGGTACTTCACGCGTTCTCTTCGCGCGTCACGCGAATGGGCGATACCGGCGCGGGCCAGACCACCAAGCTCGCGAATCAGGCGATCGTCGCCACCACCCTCGCCGGGTTGGACGAAGCCTTTGTACTGGCCAAGCGCAGCGGTATCGACACGTCGGCCGTGCCATTCGCTCTGCAAGGCGGCTGGGCCGATTCCGTCCTGCTGCAAACGCTTTGGCCGCGCATGGTGACCCCTCCGGCGCAAGCGACCGGCACGGTTCGGGTGATGCTCAAGGATCTCGATGCGATTGCTGAACTCGCTCACACGAGCGCTACGGTGCAGCGCGTGCTGCCCGAGGTGCGTCGTCTGCTGAGTGACGCCGCGCAACGCGGCATGGCGGATTGGGATTTGTCCCAGATTTTCCGGATCGGCGAAGCCGAGAGTTCGCCGCAGGCGTGATCGTGCAATGGCACGATGACGTGAATGAGGCCGACCATGCCCATAGGGCACGGCCGGCCATCACGCGAGGCTTTACTTGACCTGCACGGTCGCGAAGTTCTGGCGGCCGAACGGGCTCACCTGATAGCCCGACACATCAGCGCGCGTGATCACCGCAGCCGTCGGATGGGCCAGCGGAATCCACAGCGCGTCTTCCTTGATCGTCTTCTGCGCGGCCTGATACTTCGCAGTACGCGTGGCCACATCGGGCGTGCGTTTGCCGTCGCTGATCAGCTTGTCGAGATTGGCGTCGCAGAAACGCGCGAAGTTCGTGCCCGAGGTCACGGCCGCACAGCTGAACTGGGGCGTGAGGAAGTTATCGGGATCGCCGTTATCCCCCGACCAACCCATGAACAACAGGTCGTGCTCGCCCGCCTTGCCCCGGCGAATCAGCTCACCCCACTCCACGGTCTTGATCTGCGCCTTCACGCCGATCTTCGCCAGATCGCTTTGCAGCATCTCGGCGCCCACGCGCGGATTCGGGTTGAGCAGACTGCCAGCCGGCCGTGTCCAGATCGTCGTTTCAAAGCCTTGCGGGAAACCGGCGTCGGCGAGCAGTTTCTTCGCCTTCTCGATATTGTGCGGATAATCCGCCACGTTCTTGGCGTAGCTCCACGTATTCGGCGGATACACGTTGGCCGCCGGGGTTGCCGTGCCTTCGAAGACCTGCTTGACGTAGCTCGGCTTGTCGAACGCCAGATTCAGCGCCTGACGCACACGCACGTCGTTCAGCGGCTTGTGCTGCGTGTTGATGGCGACGAACGCCGTCATGAAGGCCGGCGTTTCCACAACCTTGAGCGCCTTGTCCCCGCGCGCCGCCTGCACGTCGAGCGGCTTGGGCGACAGTGCGATCTGGCACTCGCCGACCTTGACCTTCTGGGCACGCACTGCGGCGTCGGGCACGATCGTATAGATCAGGCGTTCCGAGGCCGGCTTGCCGCCGAAGTACGACGCGTTCGCGTCGAAACGAACAACACTGTCCTTCTGATAGCTACGGAAGACAAACGGCCCCGTGCCGATCGGACGCGCATTCAGTTCATCCGTCTTGTTGGCAGCCATGAGCTTATCCGCGTACTCGGCCGAATAAATCGACGCGAAACCCATCGACAGCATCGACAGGAATACGGCGTCCGGCTCGGACAACGTAAAGCGAACGGTGTTGTCGTCGACCTTTTGCACGGACTTGATCAGCTTGCCCAGCGAGAGCGATTGCGCATGCGGGAAGCCCGACGGCGTGAGCTTGTGCCACGGCGCGTTGTCGTTGAGCATGCGCTCGAACGTGAAGACAACGTCGTCTGCGTTGAAGGCGCGCGTCGGTTTGAAGAGGTCGTTGCTATGGAAGCTCACGTTCGGGCGCAGCGTGAACGTGTAGGTCAGGCCATCGGGGCTGACTTCCCACCGGGTCGCCAGACTCGGCACGACTTTCGCCTGCGCCGCATCGAATTCGACCAGACGGTTGAACACCGGATCGGCAGACGCATTGGTGGTGGTAAGCGAGTTGTAGCGCACGACATCGAAGCCTTCAGGGCTGGCTTCGGTACACACGGTCAACGGTTTGGCGTGCGCTACGAGAGGCACCATTGGCAGGGCAAGGACGGTCAGAACAGCAGCGAGATGACGACGCGAGCGACGGTGCATGAGCTTCTTCTCCAGGAAGTCGATGACGGTTGATAAGCAGCCGGCCAGAATAGCGCAAATTCAGGATAACTGCCTTTACACGAGCGCATATGCATATAACCGCTGTCACGAATCCCGAAGCCGAACGTCAGTTCTGCCAACCGAAGGCCCGCATGCGGTGAACGATGCTGTCGCGCGCGGCCACCACGGTCAGCCGGGAGCTGACCGACATGTCGTAGAGATACCGTGTGCGCCCCGCATAAGGCACGCTCACGTAGGGATGTGCCAGTAACGGGATCGCCGCCCCCGTCGCCAGCGCCTGCCCCTCGCCTGCCAGACGCGCCAGACACAAGCGATGCGCGGCGTCGCGCGCCACCGAGAATGGATCGCCCTGCTGGGCACTCCGCCGTGCCGTGTCGTCCGGCCCGGTCGGTGCTGGCGCGTGTGCGGTCAGGGCGACCGGCCCCTGCCCCACGGCAACGAACAACCACAATCCCGCGTGCGCCATATCGACCCAAACCTTACCGTGCGGTCCGTCGCACGCGAGCGACGACACCCCGGGCGTAGGTGCCGGGACAGGCGCCTGCGCAGGAGGGCAATGGAACCAGCGGCCGAAAATCCAGCGTAGTGCGATGCGCTCCGACAAGAAGCGATGGCGCATCTGGGGGCGTGGCAGCCGCCGCGCAAGCGCATGCTCCGCCGCCGAGAGCCAGGTCGCGCCGTCATCGGGCCCGCCGGCGCTCGCGCCCGTCGCACCGAAGGGGCGTCCGGCGAGCAGAAAGCGCCACAGCCACAGTTCGTCACCACCGCATTGCGGAGAAGCATGCGCCGCAGCAGGCCGATCGCCGTCGGACTTCTCGGCAGTCTGCCTGTCGCTGCTGGCCAGCGCACGATGCTGTTCGCCACCGCTCAGCTTGCGCTCCCCCTGACCGAACTGCCCCAGCGGCACATAGGTCATGGAAGGCGTTGGAATCGACGCTACGCGCGGCGTCAGATCAACCGTTCGTTTCAACATCAGCATTTACGACCTCCACGGGCGAGGTCTCCGATGACGCGGCTTGCTTCTGCACAAGGCCATCGGCGGCCATTCATTTGATAATGAGAATCATTATCAAATGATAGCACAGGGATCCCTGGGGCCGTGCAGCGGAAACGCGCTGAAATGGGTGCGCGAGGAGACGGAAAGCGCTTGTGGGGCCCGGGGACGTATTGCGTAGAGGCGGTGGACGGTAAGCGCGGACAGCCGCAAGTGCGGCTGCTTCATTTAGGCTACGGCGGACGAACGTTGACGGATCAAGCGCTGGCGGGCAGCGCAGGACGGTAGCCCAGCGCATGACTGGCGGCCAGGGCTTCGCGGCGCACGGCTTCGCCAATGGGGCCCTCCATCCGGGCGTCGAATCCGCCGGTCGCGCCCAGCGCCGTAATCACGCCGACTAGGCGGCCGTCGTAGTTAAACACTGGCGCGGCCAATGCGCTGATCCCCGTCAGGTTGGTATCGCGTACGCTCGCGCCCTGAGCCGCACGCACCGACGCCCGGAGTGCGCCGATGGGGTCCGCCGCATCGAGTTGGGCCCGATGTTCCGGCGAGGCTTGCGCCAGTTCGGCCTCGGCCATCGCCAGCACTTGAGGATCGTCGAGCAGGCCAAGGAAAACACGGCCGGCCGCCGACCAGAGCACCGACATGACAGAACCGATGCGCACGTTGATCGTCACTGGTAGCCCCGGCTCTTCGAACCGCACGATGGTCGGCCCCTTGTTGCCCATGACGGCAATGAAGCAGGTGACGTCGAACGCCTCGCGCAGACGCACGAGCGCCGGCTCGGCCGCCCTCACCGGATCGGCCTGCCGCATGGCGGCCACGCCGATGAGCATCGCTTCGAGCCCCAGATGATAATGCTGCGAATCGGTGTCCTGCGCGACGAGCCCCTCTTCCACGAGACTCATGAGATAGCGGTGAACTTTGGCGGGGCTTTGCTGCACATGCAAGGCGAGTGCCGTGAGGCTCGCACGACCACCCAGACGGGCCAGCCCCTTGAGTACCACCATGCCGGTTTCAGCCGACTGAACGCGCTGACGCCGCCCGCGCTCGCGCGGTGCGCCGGAAGCGTCGATGTCGGATGCCGCCAGGCTATCCGTCATGCCGGAAGGCTCGGCCGCGCGACGCGGACGGCCTGCTGTGGGTCGTTTGATTGTGGTCATCCGCGAGATTTTATGATGCAAATCGCCGTCGCCCGGCCTCGACGGGACTAGAGGTTAACCCCAGTCCACTAATTTACGCAATGCGTATTATATTTACGCTTAATAGATTCAGAGAATGTGAACGCTTCGCGGGCAAGGGGTTGCCGGCCAACTTTGGCCCACCGGGGCGTATCACATCGGGATGAGGAGACGTCCCCGTCACACGCGGGCGCCCGTGCAACGATGCGCACGACGTCCGGTCGCGAGCCGCTCCTCTACACTTGTTTCATTGCGTGTGTCGCCGCGAGCCCTGCACGGCTGTCGTCGCACCCGACCCAGAGAGCGTGAACGGATGAGCCAAACGATTTCCCCCACCCCCGACACTGCCGCCGCGAGCGCCGGCGGCTGCCCGTTTCATCAAACGGCCCCAGTCACGGCGCCGAATGGCTGCCCGGTGAGCGCCCGGGCCGCCGACTTCGATCCGTTCGAAGACGGCTATCAGCAAGACCCGCCGGAATACGTTCGCTGGGCGCGCGAGCAGGAGCCGGTGTTCTACAGCCCGAAGCTTGGCTACTGGGTCGTCACGCGCTACGACGATATCAAGGCGATCTTCCGCGACAACATCACGTTCAGCCCCTCGATTGCGCTGGAAAAAATCACGCCGACGGGACCGGAGGCGAATGCCGTGCTGGCGTCGTACGGATTCGCGCTGAACCGCACGCTCGTCAATGAAGACGAACCCGCGCACATGCCACGCCGTCGCGTGCTGATGGAGCCGTTCACCCCCGAGCATCTCAAGCATCACGAGCCGCTGGTGCGCCAACTCGCACGCGAGTACGTGGACCGCTTCGTCAACGACGGCCGCGCCGATCTCGTCGACCAGATGCTGTGGGAAGTGCCGCTCACCGTGGCGCTGCACTTTCTTGGCGTGCCGGAAGAAGACATGGACAAGCTGCGCGAATACTCCATCGCGCACACGGTCAACACATGGGGGCGTCCGAAGCCTGAAGAGCAGGTCGCCGTGGCGCACGCCGTGGGTAACTTCTGGCAACTCGCAGGCAAGATTCTGGACAAGATGCGTCAGAACCCGGATGGCCCGGGCTGGATGCAGTATGGCATTCGCAAACAGCAAGAGCATCCGGAAGTCGTCACCGATTCGTATCTGCACTCGATGATGATGGCGGGCATCGTGGCGGCGCACGAGACGACGGCCAACGCCACCGCCAATGCGATGAAGCTGCTGCTTCAGCACCCGGATGTCTGGCGCGAGATCTGCGAAGACCCGTCGCTGATTCCGAACGCTGTGGAAGAGTGCCTGCGCCACAACGGGTCGGTCGCCGCGTGGCGCCGTCTGGCTACGAAGGATGTGACCATCGGCGGCATCGATATCCCAGCAGGCTCGAAACTGCTGATCGTGACCTCGTCTGCCAACCATGACGAAGCGCATTTCGCCGATGCCGATCTGTTCGACATCCGCCGGGAAAATGCCAGCGATCAGCTCACGTTCGGTTACGGCTCGCACCAATGCATGGGCAAGAACCTCGCCCGCATGGAAATGCAGATTTTCCTCGAGGAATTCACCCGCCGTCTGCCACACATGAAGCTCGCGGAGCAGTCGTTCACCTATGTGCCGAATACGTCGTTCCGGGGCCCCGAGCATGTGTGGGTCGAATGGGACCCGGCGCAAAACCCTGAGCGCCGTGACCCGGCCGTGCTCACGCGCCACTCGCCCGTGCGTATCGGTGAGCCGTCGGGCCACAGCGTGACCCGCCCGGTCGTGGTCGAGTCGGTGACCCCGGCCGCAGAAGGCATCGTCAAGCTGCGTCTCGTTGCCCCGGACGGCCGCACCATGCCGCGCTGGGCACCGGGCTCGCACATCGACATCGAATGTGGCGACACGGGCCTCTCACGTCAGTACTCGCTGTGCGGCGACCCGTCGGATGCGCATGCGTTCGAGATCGCCGTGCTGCATGAACCCGAGGGCCGGGGGGGCTCGAACTGGGTTCATACCCAAGTGAAGATCGGCGACCGTCTGCGCATTCGTGGTCCGCGCAATCACTTCCGGCTCGATGAATCGATATCGCGCGCGATCTTCGTAGCCGGCGGTATCGGGGTGACGCCGATCGCCGCCATGGCACGACGCGCGAAAACGCTGGGCATCGACTACGAAATCCATTACAGCGGCCG includes:
- a CDS encoding cytochrome P450/oxidoreductase, which gives rise to MSQTISPTPDTAAASAGGCPFHQTAPVTAPNGCPVSARAADFDPFEDGYQQDPPEYVRWAREQEPVFYSPKLGYWVVTRYDDIKAIFRDNITFSPSIALEKITPTGPEANAVLASYGFALNRTLVNEDEPAHMPRRRVLMEPFTPEHLKHHEPLVRQLAREYVDRFVNDGRADLVDQMLWEVPLTVALHFLGVPEEDMDKLREYSIAHTVNTWGRPKPEEQVAVAHAVGNFWQLAGKILDKMRQNPDGPGWMQYGIRKQQEHPEVVTDSYLHSMMMAGIVAAHETTANATANAMKLLLQHPDVWREICEDPSLIPNAVEECLRHNGSVAAWRRLATKDVTIGGIDIPAGSKLLIVTSSANHDEAHFADADLFDIRRENASDQLTFGYGSHQCMGKNLARMEMQIFLEEFTRRLPHMKLAEQSFTYVPNTSFRGPEHVWVEWDPAQNPERRDPAVLTRHSPVRIGEPSGHSVTRPVVVESVTPAAEGIVKLRLVAPDGRTMPRWAPGSHIDIECGDTGLSRQYSLCGDPSDAHAFEIAVLHEPEGRGGSNWVHTQVKIGDRLRIRGPRNHFRLDESISRAIFVAGGIGVTPIAAMARRAKTLGIDYEIHYSGRSRRTMALLDELQTLHGDRLHLWVKDEGQRADYASLLATPQNGTQVYACGPVRMLDGLAQCCAHWPEDTLRVEHFQSQLGTLDPEKEHAFEVTLKDSGITVTVPADQTLLTALRAANIDVQSDCEEGLCGSCEVQVLEGDVDHRDVVLTRAERDANTKMMSCCSRACGKKLVLAL
- a CDS encoding ABC transporter substrate-binding protein, with protein sequence MHRRSRRHLAAVLTVLALPMVPLVAHAKPLTVCTEASPEGFDVVRYNSLTTTNASADPVFNRLVEFDAAQAKVVPSLATRWEVSPDGLTYTFTLRPNVSFHSNDLFKPTRAFNADDVVFTFERMLNDNAPWHKLTPSGFPHAQSLSLGKLIKSVQKVDDNTVRFTLSEPDAVFLSMLSMGFASIYSAEYADKLMAANKTDELNARPIGTGPFVFRSYQKDSVVRFDANASYFGGKPASERLIYTIVPDAAVRAQKVKVGECQIALSPKPLDVQAARGDKALKVVETPAFMTAFVAINTQHKPLNDVRVRQALNLAFDKPSYVKQVFEGTATPAANVYPPNTWSYAKNVADYPHNIEKAKKLLADAGFPQGFETTIWTRPAGSLLNPNPRVGAEMLQSDLAKIGVKAQIKTVEWGELIRRGKAGEHDLLFMGWSGDNGDPDNFLTPQFSCAAVTSGTNFARFCDANLDKLISDGKRTPDVATRTAKYQAAQKTIKEDALWIPLAHPTAAVITRADVSGYQVSPFGRQNFATVQVK
- a CDS encoding IclR family transcriptional regulator, encoding MTDSLAASDIDASGAPRERGRRQRVQSAETGMVVLKGLARLGGRASLTALALHVQQSPAKVHRYLMSLVEEGLVAQDTDSQHYHLGLEAMLIGVAAMRQADPVRAAEPALVRLREAFDVTCFIAVMGNKGPTIVRFEEPGLPVTINVRIGSVMSVLWSAAGRVFLGLLDDPQVLAMAEAELAQASPEHRAQLDAADPIGALRASVRAAQGASVRDTNLTGISALAAPVFNYDGRLVGVITALGATGGFDARMEGPIGEAVRREALAASHALGYRPALPASA
- a CDS encoding NAD(P)-dependent oxidoreductase — protein: MTISRVGFCGIGRMGEPMTQRLLAAGHDVAVWNRSAAKLAALTDAGAMACVTPQALGECVDIALLCLGDGKAVEDVVFGEHGLVHAATPPRFLVDHSTLSPALTRTLAKRWHDATGSVWIDAPVSGGTAGAAAGTLAIMAGGPAHAVEALTPVLHAFSSRVTRMGDTGAGQTTKLANQAIVATTLAGLDEAFVLAKRSGIDTSAVPFALQGGWADSVLLQTLWPRMVTPPAQATGTVRVMLKDLDAIAELAHTSATVQRVLPEVRRLLSDAAQRGMADWDLSQIFRIGEAESSPQA